A region from the Natronoarchaeum mannanilyticum genome encodes:
- a CDS encoding DUF7553 family protein: MAHDELSDASDALRDASENAESDDLRERLHERSDAVATLADKERKPDHGRLAREDGKLREILEDAGEEVGEHVERAREKIREFREDLPGV; encoded by the coding sequence ATGGCACACGACGAACTCTCCGACGCGAGCGACGCGCTCCGAGACGCCAGCGAGAACGCAGAGAGCGACGACCTGCGCGAGCGGCTCCACGAGCGCTCGGACGCCGTGGCGACGCTGGCCGACAAGGAACGTAAGCCCGACCACGGACGACTGGCGCGCGAGGACGGCAAACTCCGAGAGATCCTCGAAGACGCCGGCGAGGAGGTCGGCGAGCACGTCGAGCGGGCCCGCGAGAAGATCCGGGAGTTCCGCGAGGACCTGCCCGGCGTCTAG
- a CDS encoding fumarylacetoacetate hydrolase family protein, with protein sequence MRYYRLDDGTDDRLIADDGDAAYDLTAVKPHVSGFGDLAAAADVAESGVDELAANLTADAPTIDFEPEDAALPIVPEEVWAAGVTYEISEEAREAESGMPEMYLDVYGAERPEIFFKATPSRTVGPGEAIGVRGDSSWNVPEPELGVVLYDGDIVGYTIGNDVSSRSIEGENPLYLPQAKVYDRCCSLGPCVVSAEEVGDPHDLTMSMTIARDGETLYEDETSTAKMARTCETLVDYWTAHNAVPELGVLLTGTSLVPEEGFTLSPEDEVSISIESIGRLENTVIEV encoded by the coding sequence ATGCGATATTACCGGCTCGACGACGGCACCGACGACAGACTGATCGCCGACGACGGCGACGCAGCGTACGATCTCACGGCAGTCAAGCCCCACGTGAGCGGTTTCGGCGACCTCGCAGCGGCCGCCGACGTCGCTGAGAGCGGCGTCGACGAGCTCGCCGCCAATCTGACGGCGGACGCCCCGACCATCGACTTCGAACCGGAGGACGCCGCGCTCCCGATCGTCCCCGAGGAAGTGTGGGCCGCGGGCGTGACCTACGAGATCAGCGAGGAAGCGCGCGAGGCCGAGAGCGGGATGCCCGAGATGTACCTGGACGTCTACGGCGCCGAGCGGCCGGAGATCTTCTTCAAGGCGACGCCGAGCCGTACCGTCGGCCCCGGCGAGGCGATCGGCGTCCGCGGCGACTCCTCGTGGAACGTTCCGGAGCCGGAGCTCGGCGTCGTGCTGTACGACGGCGATATCGTCGGCTACACGATCGGCAACGACGTGAGCAGCCGCTCGATCGAGGGCGAGAATCCGCTGTACCTCCCGCAGGCGAAGGTGTACGACCGCTGTTGCTCGCTCGGCCCCTGCGTCGTCTCCGCCGAAGAGGTGGGCGATCCGCACGACCTGACGATGTCGATGACCATCGCCCGCGACGGGGAGACGCTGTACGAAGACGAGACCTCGACGGCGAAGATGGCCAGGACCTGCGAGACGCTCGTCGACTACTGGACCGCCCACAACGCGGTTCCGGAGCTGGGCGTGCTGCTGACCGGCACCTCTCTCGTTCCCGAAGAGGGGTTCACGCTGTCGCCGGAGGACGAAGTTTCGATCTCGATCGAGAGCATCGGTCGGCTGGAAAACACCGTCATCGAGGTGTGA
- a CDS encoding transposase has translation MRYNYRYRLNPTDELHDRLAWTVDTCRQVYNHFLHRLNREDGTSAYSEQSILPDLKREWTDLKNVHSKVLQKVVQRLYDNLSTLKGRKDNGYRVGELKWKGPQEYRSIKYSQTGFELKNTSGRTVLSLSKIGDIPMVYHRDVPDDATIKEVVVKQEPTGEWFAVLGIETENDAPPKPKTLEDCVGIDVGILKYAHDTDGTAVGRPDLADERDRLEREQRKLSRKEHGSANYRKQQRVVAQRYADLQRKRRDFLHKLSNHYAREHDLVAVEDLDAKGLMELPSNSRNRAGAAWGTFLRMLEYKCDREGTHFVAVDPRGTTKECAACGVKSDKPLWVREHSCPSCGFTADRDWNAAYNILVRGLKQVGTGCPESTPAETALPTGTHSVPAKCVVETGSPTLKERTASAVSE, from the coding sequence ATGCGCTACAACTACAGGTATCGGCTCAATCCGACCGACGAACTCCACGACCGGTTAGCGTGGACTGTCGATACCTGCCGACAGGTCTACAACCACTTCCTTCACCGGCTCAACCGAGAGGACGGTACGTCTGCCTATTCCGAGCAGTCGATCCTCCCCGATCTCAAACGCGAGTGGACCGACCTGAAGAATGTTCATTCGAAGGTGTTGCAGAAGGTCGTACAACGGTTGTACGACAACCTCTCAACGCTGAAGGGTCGGAAGGACAACGGCTACCGCGTCGGCGAACTCAAGTGGAAAGGGCCACAGGAATATCGTTCGATCAAGTACAGTCAAACCGGCTTCGAACTCAAGAACACGAGTGGTCGAACTGTGCTTTCTCTTTCTAAAATCGGCGATATTCCGATGGTCTACCACCGCGACGTTCCTGACGACGCCACGATCAAAGAGGTCGTCGTCAAGCAGGAACCAACCGGCGAATGGTTCGCTGTCCTCGGGATCGAAACCGAGAACGACGCACCGCCGAAACCCAAGACGCTCGAGGACTGTGTCGGGATTGACGTGGGGATTCTGAAGTACGCTCACGACACCGACGGCACCGCCGTCGGACGCCCCGACCTGGCCGACGAACGCGACCGACTTGAGCGCGAGCAACGCAAACTCTCCCGGAAAGAGCACGGCTCGGCGAACTACCGCAAGCAACAGCGTGTTGTCGCGCAACGCTATGCCGACCTGCAACGGAAGCGCCGGGACTTCCTGCACAAACTCTCGAACCACTACGCTCGAGAGCACGACCTCGTTGCGGTCGAAGACCTCGACGCGAAGGGTCTGATGGAACTCCCATCGAACAGCCGCAACCGTGCTGGGGCAGCGTGGGGAACGTTCCTGCGGATGCTCGAGTACAAGTGCGACCGCGAGGGGACGCACTTCGTCGCCGTCGATCCGCGAGGGACGACCAAAGAGTGTGCGGCCTGTGGCGTCAAGTCGGACAAGCCGTTGTGGGTCCGCGAACACTCGTGTCCATCCTGCGGTTTCACGGCGGACAGAGATTGGAACGCGGCCTACAACATCTTGGTACGCGGCCTGAAGCAAGTAGGGACGGGCTGTCCCGAATCAACGCCTGCGGAGACTGCGCTCCCTACGGGAACCCATTCGGTTCCTGCAAAGTGCGTCGTGGAAACAGGAAGCCCCACCCTCAAGGAGCGAACCGCGTCAGCGGTAAGCGAGTAA
- a CDS encoding DUF2080 family transposase-associated protein translates to MDRHGIEGYKVLDRDVCPVGNGTHVLVLKRWIGADVEVVRVSEPDADSRE, encoded by the coding sequence ATGGATCGGCACGGAATCGAGGGCTACAAAGTTCTCGACCGGGACGTTTGCCCGGTCGGAAACGGCACGCACGTCCTTGTCCTAAAACGGTGGATCGGAGCGGACGTAGAGGTCGTCCGCGTTTCCGAGCCCGACGCCGACTCACGCGAGTAG
- a CDS encoding aldehyde dehydrogenase family protein, giving the protein MPTEYANYVGGEWTDAQSGETFDTRDPAKPDEVVATYPQSDAADTETAIEAAVAASEEWGSTPGPERGRILSRTSALLAERKDELTELLVREEGKTRSEAGGEVQRAIDIFDYYGAKASDLGGTVKSSSARNTNLYTETEPLGVAGLITPWNYPIAIPAWKIAPALAAGNAAVIKPASLAPGVVHEMATALEEAGLPDGVLNVVTGPGSEVGGTIASHPEVDAISFTGSTAVGNTVYDTATDDGKRVQLEMGGKNPTVVSDSADVEEAADIVASGAFGVTGEACTACSRAIVYEDVYDEFVDAVVERAEAIEPGHGLDDPDMGPHVSESELESTVDYVEIGEDEGATLETGGAAIDREGYFVEPAVFSDVEPDYRIAQEEIFGPVLSIIPVGGYEEALDVANGVDYGLSASIVTDDHTEANRFVDEAEAGVVKINEKTTGLELHVPFGGVKASSSETYREQGDAGLDFYTISKTVYDNY; this is encoded by the coding sequence GTGCCAACCGAGTACGCAAACTACGTCGGCGGAGAGTGGACTGACGCACAGAGCGGCGAAACGTTCGACACGCGCGACCCGGCGAAGCCGGACGAAGTAGTGGCGACCTACCCGCAGTCCGACGCGGCGGATACCGAGACGGCCATCGAGGCCGCCGTCGCCGCGAGCGAGGAGTGGGGGTCGACGCCCGGGCCCGAGCGCGGTCGGATCCTCTCGCGAACGAGCGCGCTCCTCGCGGAGCGCAAGGACGAGCTCACCGAACTCCTCGTCCGCGAAGAAGGAAAGACCCGCAGCGAGGCCGGCGGCGAGGTCCAGCGCGCCATCGACATCTTCGATTACTACGGCGCGAAGGCGAGCGACCTCGGCGGGACGGTCAAAAGCTCCAGCGCCCGGAACACGAACCTGTACACGGAAACAGAGCCGCTCGGCGTCGCGGGTCTGATCACGCCGTGGAACTACCCCATCGCCATCCCCGCGTGGAAGATCGCGCCCGCGCTGGCGGCCGGGAACGCGGCGGTCATCAAGCCCGCGTCGCTCGCCCCCGGCGTGGTCCACGAGATGGCGACGGCGCTCGAGGAAGCGGGCCTTCCGGACGGCGTCCTGAACGTCGTCACCGGTCCGGGTAGCGAGGTCGGCGGTACCATCGCCAGCCATCCCGAGGTCGACGCCATCTCGTTCACCGGGAGCACGGCGGTCGGTAACACCGTGTACGATACCGCGACCGACGACGGCAAGCGCGTTCAACTGGAGATGGGTGGCAAGAACCCGACGGTCGTCTCCGACAGCGCCGACGTCGAGGAAGCCGCCGACATCGTCGCGTCCGGCGCGTTCGGCGTCACGGGGGAGGCCTGTACCGCCTGCTCCCGCGCCATCGTGTACGAGGACGTGTACGACGAGTTCGTCGACGCGGTCGTCGAGCGCGCCGAGGCGATCGAGCCCGGTCACGGGCTGGACGACCCGGACATGGGGCCCCACGTCAGCGAGTCAGAACTGGAGAGCACCGTCGACTACGTCGAGATCGGCGAGGACGAGGGCGCGACCCTCGAGACGGGCGGCGCGGCGATCGACCGCGAGGGGTACTTCGTCGAACCCGCCGTCTTCTCGGACGTGGAGCCGGACTACCGGATCGCCCAGGAGGAGATCTTCGGTCCAGTGCTGTCGATCATCCCCGTCGGCGGCTACGAGGAGGCCCTCGACGTCGCCAACGGCGTCGACTACGGGCTCTCGGCCAGCATCGTCACGGACGATCACACGGAAGCCAACCGCTTCGTCGACGAGGCCGAAGCGGGCGTCGTGAAGATCAACGAGAAGACGACCGGACTCGAACTCCACGTTCCGTTCGGCGGCGTGAAAGCGTCCTCGAGTGAGACGTACCGCGAACAGGGCGACGCGGGACTGGACTTCTACACCATCAGCAAGACGGTGTACGACAACTACTAA
- the gfo6 gene encoding D-xylose 1-dehydrogenase Gfo6, translating into MEIEALADEFARRDWQEITETDDPVRFAMIGVGWWTREQAMPAVANGDLCETTVLVSGDREKAADAAASSPTVERAITYDEFHEGAASDAYDAVYVVTPNALHLPFVETAAELDKAILCEKPMEATVERAERMVEVCDEHDATLMIAYRMHTEPAVRRAKELLDEGVIGDPVFINGNMTERILELVPDPDQWRLDGELSGGCAVMDIGLYPLNTSRFLLDEDPVGVRGTVASVQEEFADVPDEHGAFQLDFPGHVYAVCTASQNAYMASHISVIGTEGRLRIEPAFYPWDDRALTVSRGGTTFDVDFEQVDQMEEEFEYFSHCLLAGEEPYPDGEHGLVDIEAIEAVYEASETESTVDLR; encoded by the coding sequence ATGGAGATCGAGGCGCTCGCCGACGAGTTCGCCCGACGGGACTGGCAGGAGATCACCGAAACCGACGACCCGGTTCGGTTCGCCATGATCGGCGTCGGCTGGTGGACCCGCGAGCAGGCGATGCCCGCCGTCGCGAACGGCGACCTCTGCGAGACGACCGTGCTGGTCAGCGGCGACCGCGAGAAGGCCGCCGACGCGGCGGCGTCGTCGCCGACCGTCGAGCGCGCGATCACCTACGACGAGTTCCACGAGGGCGCCGCGAGCGACGCCTACGACGCCGTCTACGTCGTCACGCCGAACGCGCTACACCTCCCCTTTGTCGAGACCGCGGCCGAACTGGACAAGGCGATCCTCTGCGAGAAGCCCATGGAGGCGACCGTCGAGCGCGCCGAGCGGATGGTCGAGGTCTGCGACGAACACGACGCGACGCTGATGATCGCCTACCGGATGCACACCGAACCGGCGGTCCGCCGCGCGAAGGAGCTGCTCGACGAGGGGGTCATCGGCGACCCGGTGTTCATCAACGGGAACATGACCGAGCGGATCCTCGAGCTGGTGCCCGACCCCGACCAGTGGCGGCTCGACGGCGAGCTGTCGGGCGGCTGTGCGGTCATGGACATCGGTCTGTACCCGCTGAACACCAGCCGGTTCCTGCTCGACGAGGACCCGGTCGGCGTGCGCGGCACGGTCGCCTCCGTGCAAGAGGAGTTCGCGGACGTGCCGGACGAACACGGCGCGTTCCAGCTGGATTTTCCGGGCCACGTGTACGCGGTCTGTACCGCGAGCCAGAACGCCTACATGGCGAGTCACATCTCCGTCATCGGAACCGAGGGGCGCCTGCGGATCGAACCCGCGTTCTACCCGTGGGACGACCGCGCGCTCACCGTCTCCCGGGGCGGAACGACGTTCGACGTCGACTTCGAGCAGGTCGACCAGATGGAAGAGGAGTTCGAGTACTTCTCGCACTGTCTGCTCGCAGGGGAGGAGCCGTATCCGGACGGCGAGCACGGGCTCGTCGACATCGAGGCGATCGAGGCCGTCTACGAGGCCTCGGAGACCGAGTCGACGGTCGACCTGCGCTGA
- a CDS encoding mandelate racemase family protein — translation MAPTITRIESREFEYPLEDVGTDEHGFNLVYDPGETTYRKLFGVKIHTDEGIVGEYVGGNSPAAAQYNIIAKYLVGKNPLKREKHWSEIKRALRKYDRMGMGPIDIALWDFAGKYYDAPIHELLGTYRERIPAYASTYHGDEAGGLDSPEAFADFAEDCSDQGFGGFKIHGWGGGDESRDLTRELEAVRAVGERVGDEMDLMHDPACELETFADALELGRALDEQGFFWYEDPFRDGGISQHAHRKLARKLDTPILQTEHVRGLEIKSDFAANEATDFLRADPEYDAGITGAMKVAHMAEAYGLDVEFHAPGPAQRHCIAACRNSNYYEMALVHPHCQSTQPPVYEGSYSDMIDTVDDDGTVGVPDGPGLGVEYDWDYIEANTTGDIHTYE, via the coding sequence ATGGCACCGACGATAACGAGGATCGAGAGCCGCGAGTTCGAGTACCCGCTCGAGGACGTGGGCACCGACGAGCACGGGTTCAACCTCGTGTACGACCCCGGCGAGACGACCTACCGGAAGCTGTTCGGCGTGAAGATCCACACCGACGAGGGGATCGTCGGCGAGTACGTCGGCGGGAACTCCCCGGCGGCGGCCCAGTACAACATCATCGCGAAGTACCTGGTCGGCAAGAACCCCCTGAAACGCGAGAAACACTGGTCGGAGATCAAGCGCGCCCTGCGGAAGTACGACCGGATGGGGATGGGCCCCATCGACATCGCGCTGTGGGACTTCGCGGGCAAGTACTACGACGCGCCGATCCACGAACTGCTGGGCACCTACCGCGAACGCATCCCGGCGTACGCCTCGACGTACCACGGCGACGAGGCGGGCGGGCTCGACTCCCCCGAGGCGTTCGCCGACTTCGCCGAAGACTGTTCGGACCAGGGCTTCGGCGGCTTCAAGATCCACGGCTGGGGCGGCGGCGACGAGTCCCGCGACCTCACCCGCGAGCTCGAAGCCGTCCGCGCGGTCGGCGAGCGCGTCGGCGACGAGATGGACCTGATGCACGATCCGGCCTGCGAACTCGAGACGTTCGCGGACGCGCTGGAACTCGGCCGCGCGCTCGACGAACAGGGGTTCTTCTGGTACGAGGACCCCTTCCGCGACGGCGGCATCTCCCAGCACGCCCACCGGAAACTCGCCCGGAAGCTCGACACCCCCATCCTCCAGACCGAGCACGTCCGCGGGCTCGAAATCAAGTCGGACTTCGCGGCCAACGAGGCGACCGACTTCCTCCGCGCGGACCCCGAGTACGACGCGGGCATCACCGGCGCGATGAAGGTCGCACACATGGCCGAGGCGTACGGCCTCGACGTGGAGTTCCACGCGCCCGGCCCGGCCCAGCGCCACTGCATCGCCGCCTGCCGAAACTCCAACTACTACGAGATGGCGCTGGTCCACCCCCACTGTCAGAGCACACAACCCCCCGTCTACGAGGGCAGCTACTCCGACATGATCGATACCGTCGACGACGACGGCACCGTCGGAGTGCCGGACGGCCCCGGCCTCGGCGTGGAGTACGACTGGGACTACATCGAGGCGAACACCACCGGCGACATCCACACCTACGAGTAA
- a CDS encoding SDR family oxidoreductase — protein sequence MSGDLSDKSAFVVGASRGIGRAIAEEYAARGADIAAVARSEPALEELAASLPTRCVPIECDVRDDEAVERAATTAVDALGTIDVGVNSAGTIARGRLHEADEDDLTGVIDVNLLGALRVSKHLLPALMETEGTLIHVSSEAGSVGVPELPAYCASKGGLHAAVRQLAVDYGPDGVSVVAIAPGTTKTSMNEEVRERDPSWVDERAAGVPYGRLGEPEDISDLAAFLARDRSDYLTGEVIHVDGGSTA from the coding sequence ATGTCCGGAGATCTCAGTGACAAGAGCGCGTTCGTCGTGGGAGCGAGCCGCGGGATCGGAAGAGCGATCGCCGAGGAGTACGCCGCCCGCGGCGCGGATATCGCCGCCGTTGCCCGGTCGGAACCGGCGCTCGAGGAGCTCGCGGCGTCGCTGCCGACCCGGTGCGTTCCGATCGAGTGCGACGTCAGGGACGACGAGGCCGTCGAGCGCGCCGCGACGACCGCGGTCGACGCCCTCGGAACGATCGACGTCGGCGTCAACAGCGCGGGGACGATCGCGCGCGGGCGGCTCCACGAGGCCGACGAGGACGACTTGACGGGGGTGATCGACGTGAACCTCCTCGGCGCGCTCCGGGTCAGCAAGCACCTGCTGCCCGCCCTGATGGAGACGGAGGGGACGCTCATCCACGTCTCCTCGGAGGCGGGATCGGTCGGCGTCCCGGAGCTGCCGGCGTACTGCGCCAGCAAGGGCGGCCTCCACGCCGCGGTCCGACAGCTCGCGGTCGATTACGGTCCCGACGGCGTCTCGGTGGTGGCGATCGCTCCGGGGACGACGAAGACGTCGATGAACGAGGAAGTGAGGGAACGCGATCCCTCGTGGGTCGACGAGCGGGCGGCGGGGGTGCCGTACGGTCGCCTGGGAGAACCAGAGGATATCAGCGACCTGGCGGCGTTTCTCGCGAGGGACCGTTCGGACTATCTCACGGGAGAAGTCATCCACGTCGACGGCGGATCGACGGCGTGA
- a CDS encoding IclR family transcriptional regulator, whose amino-acid sequence MTDDPNRIQAVENVFDVIENVGELGSCGVRELADHMDIPKSTAHVYLKTLEDVGYVINQDGNYSLSLRFLNIGGRARHNMSLYQVGRSEVDELAHTTGEVATMGCEEDGYRVMLYRTEPTGAVFNNAPTGEYTQMHWTALGKALLSQKSDTEIRSIADRHGLPQATEHTIVNQDELLDEIETIRSQGYAVEDEERVKGVKSIAIPVENNGERSDAAISVAGPKHEFDDDRIQKEFLPALQNTANVVELKTKHY is encoded by the coding sequence ATGACAGACGATCCAAATCGGATACAGGCGGTCGAAAACGTCTTCGACGTCATCGAAAACGTCGGAGAACTCGGCAGTTGCGGGGTCCGCGAGCTCGCGGACCACATGGACATCCCGAAGAGCACGGCCCACGTCTACCTCAAGACGCTGGAAGACGTCGGCTACGTCATCAATCAGGACGGGAACTACAGCCTCAGCCTCCGGTTTTTGAACATCGGCGGACGCGCTCGGCACAACATGAGCCTCTACCAGGTGGGACGCAGTGAGGTCGACGAACTGGCTCACACGACGGGCGAGGTTGCCACGATGGGCTGTGAAGAGGACGGTTACCGGGTAATGCTGTACCGGACGGAGCCGACGGGTGCCGTCTTCAACAACGCGCCGACGGGCGAGTACACCCAGATGCACTGGACCGCGCTCGGCAAGGCACTGCTGTCACAGAAGTCCGACACAGAGATTCGGTCGATCGCCGACCGACACGGGCTCCCGCAGGCGACCGAACACACGATCGTCAACCAGGACGAACTGCTCGATGAGATCGAGACCATCAGGTCCCAAGGGTACGCCGTCGAGGACGAGGAGCGCGTCAAGGGCGTCAAATCCATCGCTATTCCGGTCGAAAACAACGGGGAGCGGTCCGACGCCGCCATCTCCGTGGCCGGACCGAAACACGAGTTCGACGACGACCGCATCCAGAAGGAGTTCCTCCCTGCGCTCCAGAACACCGCGAACGTGGTCGAGCTCAAGACCAAACACTACTGA
- a CDS encoding mannonate dehydratase, with protein sequence MVDSAVVLPPQPDDRWQLAKQMGVTNAVVHTLEIGDGKTSWSYHDLLHLKNWYEDAGLDISVIEGSVPLTDRVRLGLEGRDEDIAEFKEFIRHCGRLDIPVVCYDWMVGIRWARTEAHVEARGGSLVTAYSDDRMHRDGAEQAVDASREQLWEALEYFLREVTPVAEEAGVKLGLHPDDPPRESLGGVPRIVNSPEAYQRVLDCYDSEHNGITFCQGNFAAMGVDLPATIRRFGDRINFVHFRDVEGDADNFVETWHDEGPNDMLAAMEAYQEAVDDDVVMRPDHVPTMVGEDNSNPGYHTKGRLFAIGYMRGLMERAER encoded by the coding sequence ATGGTCGACTCAGCGGTAGTCTTACCGCCACAGCCGGACGACAGATGGCAGCTCGCCAAGCAGATGGGCGTGACGAACGCCGTCGTTCACACCCTGGAGATCGGCGACGGCAAAACGTCATGGTCGTATCACGATCTGTTGCACCTGAAGAACTGGTACGAGGACGCGGGGCTCGACATCAGCGTCATCGAGGGGAGCGTCCCGCTGACCGACCGCGTCAGGCTCGGACTGGAGGGTCGCGACGAGGACATCGCGGAGTTCAAGGAGTTCATCAGGCACTGCGGGCGACTCGACATCCCGGTCGTCTGTTACGACTGGATGGTCGGCATCCGCTGGGCACGAACCGAAGCGCACGTCGAGGCGCGCGGCGGCTCGCTGGTGACCGCATACTCCGACGATCGAATGCACAGGGACGGAGCCGAGCAGGCGGTCGACGCTTCCCGCGAGCAACTCTGGGAAGCCCTGGAGTACTTCCTCCGGGAAGTGACGCCTGTCGCGGAGGAGGCCGGGGTGAAACTCGGCCTCCATCCCGACGATCCCCCTCGGGAGTCGCTCGGCGGCGTCCCGCGCATCGTCAACAGCCCCGAGGCGTACCAGCGCGTCCTCGATTGCTACGACAGCGAACACAACGGGATCACGTTCTGCCAGGGCAACTTCGCCGCGATGGGCGTCGATCTGCCGGCGACGATCCGGCGGTTCGGCGACCGCATCAACTTCGTCCACTTCCGCGACGTCGAGGGCGACGCCGACAACTTCGTCGAGACGTGGCACGACGAGGGCCCCAACGACATGCTCGCGGCGATGGAGGCCTACCAGGAGGCCGTCGACGACGACGTGGTGATGCGCCCCGACCACGTCCCGACGATGGTCGGAGAAGACAACTCGAATCCGGGCTACCACACGAAGGGGCGGCTCTTTGCGATCGGGTACATGCGGGGACTGATGGAACGGGCCGAACGGTAG